One Tetrapisispora phaffii CBS 4417 chromosome 2, complete genome genomic region harbors:
- the TPHA0B04940 gene encoding DUF5341 domain-containing protein, with amino-acid sequence MTRYESYYALSNTTDHSYPSFGISNSKIILAPIDDIYDTIVDMFTGAGLGVPVITVANSTDNMKRGSDNNLQRTLHWRTSLGTHTAMHLNHYDVLEMSNDIVNQHKSGYNGVSSGTGYFDRSMGRQIIPRTERYSVDWVSYNVDNENVSLERNAWLTTRDPGVWDEEVANALYTNDLDSTWKWCITIMNSDNSDYNSFGEVDATHGEAYTNQYGGVDNYCNDNKGGAQCTTDGCQ; translated from the coding sequence ATGACTCGCTATGAAAGCTACTACGCTTTGTCAAACACCACAGATCATTCTTATCCATCCTTTGgtatttcaaattcaaaaataattcttgCACCTATCGATGATATTTATGACACAATTGTTGACATGTTTACAGGAGCTGGATTAGGTGTCCCAGTTATCACCGTCGCAAATTCAACTGATAATATGAAACGAGGTagtgataataatttacaGAGGACTTTACATTGGAGGACATCATTGGGCACACATACTGCTATGcatttgaatcattatGATGTTTTGGAGATGAGTAACGACATTGTAAATCAACATAAATCAGGATACAACGGGGTATCTTCGGGAACAGGATATTTTGACAGATCAATGGGACGTCAAATTATTCCTCGCACAGAGAGATACAGTGTTGATTGGGTTTCGTATAATGTAGATAACGAAAATGTAAGTTTAGAAAGAAATGCTTGGCTTACTACTAGGGATCCTGGAGTATGGGATGAAGAAGTAGCAAATGCCCTTTATACTAACGATTTGGATTCTACCTGGAAGTGGTGCATTACTATCATGAATAGCGATAATTCTGATTATAATAGTTTTGGAGAAGTAGATGCAACACATGGCGAAGCATATACTAATCAATATGGAGGTGTTGATAATTACTGCAATGATAACAAAGGTGGTGCCCAATGTACAACAGATGGCTGTCAATAG